One region of Acropora muricata isolate sample 2 chromosome 13, ASM3666990v1, whole genome shotgun sequence genomic DNA includes:
- the LOC136895400 gene encoding uncharacterized protein: protein MIFNADEETLAQESIITLNGFAVENVRKFRYLGYWLSNTSKNPPLAEQISSAWSKWTEMKHILCDREIHLWIRVRMLESTVRARLLYAAQTELLSAAEHAKLESVWHQFLRKMIKSGLQRKNAPPRETKKQKAERLKCEAENPELKEKWDWRYKITNEKLRKICGAAPIGTLAEKFHLKYIAHVTRMSNSALQKQMIYCEAPRPQRRGQMNFWTKIKKATGIETEQLQKTMYNRNDFNKWMRDQYGFAPRPSKSGKPGPC from the coding sequence ATGATTTTCAATGCTGATGAGGAAACTCTCGCCCAAGAGTCCATCATCACGCTGAATGGCTTCGCTGTCGAGAACGTCCGCAAATTCCGCTACCTCGGCTACTGGCTCAGCAACACCTCGAAAAATCCGCCACTCGCTGAGCAAATTTCATCTGCCTGGTCAAAATGGACGGAAATGAAGCACATTTTGTGCGACCGAGAAATTCATCTCTGGATACGAGTCAGAATGCTAGAATCCACCGTACGCGCGCGACTCCTCTACGCTGCGCAGACCGAATTGCTGAGCGCTGCTGAGCACGCTAAGCTCGAATCTGTCTGGCATCAGTTTTTgcgaaaaatgatcaaaagcggGCTTCAGCGCAAAAATGCACCACCTCGGGAgaccaaaaagcaaaaagctgaGCGGTTGAAATGCGAAGCTGAAAATCCGGAGCTGAAGGAAAAATGGGACTGGAGATATAAGATTACCAACGAAAAACTGAGGAAAATCTGCGGAGCCGCCCCGATAGGTACTCTCGCCGAGAAATTCCACCTAAAATATATCGCCCACGTTACGAGGATGTCCAACTCAGCGTTGCAAAAGCAGATGATCTACTGCGAAGCACCACGACCTCAGCGCAGAGGACAAATGAACTTTTGGACAAAAATTAAGAAAGCTACCGGTATCGAGACCGAGCAGCTGCAGAAAACTATGTACAACAGGAACGATTTCAACAAGTGGATGCGAGACCAATATGGATTCGCTCCGCGGCCATCCAAATCCGGAAAGCCGGGTCCGTGCTGA